A region of uncultured Carboxylicivirga sp. DNA encodes the following proteins:
- a CDS encoding DUF2752 domain-containing protein, translating to MIVLGYSYLLLTSFPDAENSICLFKRATGIPCPGCGMGRSTWSLVHGQIKESLFYHPLGIVFNLLMIIALIQAGIDIIRNDDKLLHFLKQKWPLWSVLVLVVVILLVWGRNIWLGM from the coding sequence GATTGTACTCGGGTATAGTTACCTCCTTCTTACTTCTTTTCCGGATGCCGAAAACAGCATCTGTCTATTTAAAAGAGCAACCGGTATACCTTGTCCGGGTTGTGGCATGGGCCGAAGTACCTGGTCACTTGTACATGGTCAAATAAAAGAATCACTTTTTTATCATCCTTTGGGTATTGTTTTTAACCTCTTGATGATTATCGCCCTTATTCAGGCAGGGATTGATATAATCAGGAATGATGATAAACTACTCCATTTCTTAAAACAAAAGTGGCCTCTCTGGAGTGTTTTAGTTTTAGTTGTTGTAATTCTACTGGTTTGGGGCCGCA